The Reichenbachiella carrageenanivorans region AGATACTTACAATTTCATCAATGAGTTGCCAGTATCTTACCTACATGTATTTACCTATTCTGAGCGAGCCAATACCCATGCCGTAGAAATGGATGGTGTAGTGCCAAAGAAAGAGCGAAATGAACGTTCTAATATGCTGCGGATTCTTTCCGAAAAGAAAAAACATGCCTTTTATGAATCTCAGCTTGGTAAAGCGTTTTCGGTATTGCTAGAAAACGATGTGAAGGAAGGTTATATGTTTGGGTTCACCGAAAATTACTTGAAAGTCAAATTGCCTTTTCAAGAAGATTTGGTCAATCAAGTACGTTTGGTGAAGATGGAAGCCGTCAATGAAGAAGGAACCATGGACGTATTAGAAAGTGTAGTTGTTTAAATTAAAGAGGCTGTACTTTAAAGTCAAATCTAAGTCGATCCCAAGCAAAGTACACAATACCAGTTTCGTCTACCTCGAAAGTTAACCGCTCCGAAATGTCTGGTACTATAGTAGGTACTACATCGAATCGAAGTACATCTAATGATTGATCATAGTCGTAGGCACCCCATACTTCATATTTTGTATTAAGGATTACCGTCCATTTGTCTTCTGCAGGTATGGTATATAGAGCGTAGTTGCCTGCCAGCAAGGTGTCACCATTCACCAATATGTCTCCCGTGGCAGAGAGTACGGTAGCCTCGTTGGCACCAGTTCTCCAGACTTTATGATAGGGGACTAGACCACCCCATATTTTACGTTCTTTCACAGCTGGTTGACTATAAGTTACAAATATGTCTGTTCGGTCTATGGTAGTGAGCGATCTGGCAGGGGGAGAGGGACGTGAAGCACATTTTTTTTGATAGGATTCAAATTCCCTTAAATCCGATGAGATGAATTTAGATGGGTATTCTGGACGGTAGCAACCGCTCAATGCAAGAGGGGTGAGGATAACTACTAGTACCCACCTACTGCTTAATTTCATATTCATTAACCTTTCTTTCAAATCGCCAAATTAATATTTTCTTGAATCTTGTGTACGTGTTGACTATAAATATGTTCAAACATTTAATTTTTTATTGTTGTTGATGCCTGGTTGGTCAGATATCGTACATTAATTGTATCAAAATCGATCAATTAAATAAGGAAATATTATTTGTAACTATCAGTATTACAGCTAGATAAGTGGTTAGGTATATTTTTTGATAATTCAATGTCTATTATACACTATTAAACTTAAAGACATGAGCATCATCGGTATAGAAATTCCACGATTGTCAGAGGATCAGGACATCAGTGTAGAGGTTAAAATCAATGGTATTAAAAAACAATATAATTATCGAGTAGAAATCTTCTATTGGGAAGAATGCCCATTTCCTACAGCTGATAGAGTAGAATGTATAAAAAACCTGGTGGCTAGCTATGATGATGCTTGGGATTTGGCACATATTGGTATTCCTACAGATGAATATATCCCTATTACGTTTAGAAGAAAAAGAGTTTAGGCTTGTATTATGGACAGTAGGTACTTATTATTGTTAACGATTTCAACTGGTTATGTCATTTGTATGAATACATAACCTCAACTATATAACCACGCTTCTGCGTGGTTTTTTTTTATGCTTGATTTTAACTGAGAATTGCTAAGTATAAGGAGTGAAATTTATATAACGAAAGACTATATTTAATGCTCTAATATTCTGACTAGAGCCAACTGGCTTAGTTTTAGCTTAATGCAACTTATGAAATACGCCGTTTTACTTTTTTTTGCCTTTGTATGGTCTGGGTCTGATCAAAAATCTTTTCAAGAGGGGCAGGTTGCTCCAGATATCGAAATGACTAATCTGAAAGGCGAGGTGGTCAAGCTTTCTTCGTTGAGAGGACAAATGGTTTTTATAGATTTTTGGGCTTCGTGGTGTAAGCCTTGTAGGAAAGAAAATCCAGAGATTGTACGTGTATATCAAACGTATAAGGATGAATCTTTCGACAATGGAGAGGGCTTTGCTGTATTCAGTGTATCGCTTGATAAAAAACAAGAGGCTTGGCAAAAGGCGATTGTAAAAGACAGTCTAATCTGGGATACTCATGTAAGTGATCTTAAAGGATGGAAAAGCGATGCAGCAGTCGCCTACGGCATTTCGAGTATTCCGATGAGCTACCTGATCGATGGAGATGGGGTAATCGTAGCCGTAAACCCAAGAGGGGATAAACTAGAAAAGGAACTTAAAAAGAATCGTAAATCCGATTCTTGGTTTAAGTCCCTTTTTGATAAGTGAAGGTGAGCTTTTAGAAGTTCGCCTTAGCGCGAGCAGCTAGTGCTTTTAGACTATTTGCTACCCTTGCTTTTTCTTCATCTGGTGCTTTCGATGCCGCACATTCTGAATCTTTAGAGGCTTCTTCAAAAGAATCATACTCCTTGTCGCCTACTTGGTACTTACATTCTGTTTCTGAAGTACAGCAAACAGTAACAACTACAGTGCATATATCTTCATCTGCACTACAACTTTCATCATCATCATCACTACATGATGAAAAACCAATAGCCATTGCAAGCATGGCGGTTAAAAATAAATTGTGTTTCATATCTTAAGTCTTTTTATTCTAAATAAATTCTTTAATAAAAGTAATCATCAGATCGCGTTATTATTGTGTGAACGCCATAAAATTTCAATCTATTTGCTCAGAGTTTTTCTGCTCCAGTATCAAATGTGAAAAATTTAGGTTGGAATCGGAATTCTAGAATTTTTTCTTGCGTTTTTACTTTTGTTAGCATAGCATCACGATCCTTTTCCTTGTCAAACCCACTTTTATATTTTCCTTTTCTACCTGTGGCTTTTAGACGTATCATTTTCTTTCGTTTTGTTGGGGCATTTTCATCAAGACTCGACTGCTTATTTTTACCCAAAATCTGTCCCAGATTTATTCCGATATGATATTGGTAGTCTTCTCCAAAACTCTGCATACCAATGGCTTCTACATCAAAAACACTAGTAACAACATAGGTTCTAGGAACGTAAACAGCATCTTTGAAAAGGAACATATGTGTATTGATGGTTTTGAAACTCATAGTATCCAAATTGTCAATTTTTGGAAGGTATTGTGCCATGTCTTGAACAGGAGGGTATTGATATATTCCCCCATCTTCAAATTTTAGATCACAAGTCATACGCAAGTCGTCGTATACGATGGAGTCTCCTATCATAGTCATTCTTAAAAAGAAGTTATCGGAAGATAGTTTGCCATTAAGTTGCTGATAGGTCATTTCTTGTTGATCGAAGTTTTTCATTTCTTTCATCAATCTTCTAATATCAATATTAGAGACACTATTTTTCATTTCTATTTCCATGTGGTCAGTTTCATCCATTTTTACTTTAATGGCTGTATTGACCTTTCCGCCAAAGGCTAAAAATTTCAATTGATCTACCGTATATACCGTGTCGTTTACGTTGTACAAAGCAGAGATTTGCTCTAGCAGGGCGTCTTCATACTTGACATTGTCTATGGCTAGTTTGCCTTTGATTTCATTGGTGGCAGTGTTCATTTCACAGTTTGTCGAGAGGCCATTGAGCAAAGTGCCTTCATAGTTGACGTGGCCTACGGATACCTGTGCTTTGATGACTTTTTTGACATCTTGTATATCGTAGGTCGTCTGTATGTCTTTGACCAGCGAGTTTTCATATTTAAAACTGTTGACAGATAGTTTGCCTTTGATTTCGTAGTTCCAAGCTTGTGGCTCTGAGGCTGGTTCTTCAGCTTCTATGTCGGGAGTATCTTCGCTAGATGCAAATGCCCCAAGAACGGTATAATCCAAGTCTCCTAAGCTACATATACCATCGACTTTGAGTGTGCCAGGTCGGTTTCGGATCACTGTGTTGAATAGATTTTGAATAGTGGTAGTATCGATATTGAAAGCCATTTTTTGATACATGCCGCCGAAGTTACTGATGCTAATCATTCGACTGTCTACAGCTATGTGTCCATTCAAATTCTGAACGTTCATTAGAGTATC contains the following coding sequences:
- a CDS encoding peroxiredoxin family protein; translated protein: MKYAVLLFFAFVWSGSDQKSFQEGQVAPDIEMTNLKGEVVKLSSLRGQMVFIDFWASWCKPCRKENPEIVRVYQTYKDESFDNGEGFAVFSVSLDKKQEAWQKAIVKDSLIWDTHVSDLKGWKSDAAVAYGISSIPMSYLIDGDGVIVAVNPRGDKLEKELKKNRKSDSWFKSLFDK
- a CDS encoding DUF2911 domain-containing protein, producing the protein MNMKLSSRWVLVVILTPLALSGCYRPEYPSKFISSDLREFESYQKKCASRPSPPARSLTTIDRTDIFVTYSQPAVKERKIWGGLVPYHKVWRTGANEATVLSATGDILVNGDTLLAGNYALYTIPAEDKWTVILNTKYEVWGAYDYDQSLDVLRFDVVPTIVPDISERLTFEVDETGIVYFAWDRLRFDFKVQPL